The following coding sequences lie in one Gemmatimonadota bacterium genomic window:
- a CDS encoding Tm-1-like ATP-binding domain-containing protein, whose product MPKTIAIVGALDTKGEEFAFVKGEIERRGHSTLIIDTGVIGDPAFEADVSREQVAEAGGTTIDTLKKRGDRGEAIDAMAAGVAEIARGLYDAGVFDGIISMGGSAGTAVGTSAMRALPVGVPKVMVSTVAAGDTTNYVGIKDVSMIPSVVDVAGINRISRRIFANAAGAIVGMVEAEVKEAEEDKPLITASMFGNTTEAVDQARAIMEEAGYEVLVFHCTGAGGRTMEGLIDEGLIEGVLDITTTEWADELAGGVLAAGPERMDAAGRAGIPQVIVPGCLDMVNFWAPDTVPEKYRDRKLHKWNPNITLMRTNVEENARLGEIIAEKANASSGPVSIFLPLKGVSILDSPGNEFWWPEADQALYDAIKTNVSADVSVTEMDCNINDAAFAEAVTGRLLSDLRG is encoded by the coding sequence ATGCCCAAAACCATAGCCATCGTAGGCGCCCTGGATACCAAGGGAGAGGAATTCGCCTTCGTCAAAGGCGAGATCGAACGGCGGGGCCATAGCACGCTTATTATCGACACGGGCGTCATCGGAGATCCCGCCTTCGAGGCGGACGTGTCCCGGGAACAGGTGGCCGAAGCCGGCGGCACGACGATCGACACGTTGAAGAAGCGCGGCGACCGTGGAGAGGCCATTGACGCCATGGCGGCCGGCGTCGCGGAGATCGCGCGCGGACTGTATGATGCCGGTGTGTTCGATGGGATCATCAGCATGGGCGGTTCGGCCGGCACGGCGGTGGGTACGAGCGCCATGCGGGCGTTGCCCGTGGGGGTCCCCAAGGTGATGGTGTCCACCGTCGCCGCCGGGGACACGACCAATTACGTGGGGATTAAGGACGTTTCGATGATCCCTTCCGTCGTAGACGTTGCCGGTATCAACCGGATCAGCCGCAGGATCTTCGCAAACGCCGCGGGCGCCATCGTGGGCATGGTGGAAGCCGAGGTGAAGGAAGCGGAGGAGGACAAGCCGCTGATTACCGCCAGCATGTTCGGAAATACCACCGAGGCCGTGGACCAGGCCCGGGCCATCATGGAGGAGGCGGGCTACGAGGTCCTGGTCTTCCACTGCACGGGCGCGGGCGGACGGACTATGGAGGGACTAATCGACGAGGGCCTGATCGAGGGCGTGCTCGATATCACTACCACGGAGTGGGCCGACGAACTGGCCGGAGGCGTCCTGGCCGCCGGTCCCGAACGAATGGACGCAGCCGGAAGGGCCGGCATACCCCAGGTTATCGTGCCGGGCTGCCTGGACATGGTGAACTTCTGGGCGCCGGACACGGTGCCGGAGAAGTACCGCGACCGCAAGCTGCACAAGTGGAATCCGAACATCACGCTGATGCGGACCAACGTGGAGGAAAACGCCCGACTCGGCGAGATCATCGCGGAGAAGGCCAATGCTTCGAGCGGGCCGGTATCGATCTTTCTGCCTTTGAAGGGCGTGTCCATTCTCGACAGTCCCGGGAACGAGTTCTGGTGGCCGGAAGCCGACCAGGCGTTGTACGACGCCATAAAAACCAACGTGTCCGCCGACGTATCGGTGACGGAGATGGACTGCAATATAAACGACGCGGCCTTCGCGGAAGCGGTCACCGGCCGGCTGCTGTCCGATTTGAGAGGGTAA
- a CDS encoding outer membrane beta-barrel protein: MRKAAIAFLAATVLVPLSTHKTVHAQEISPSFIVGGGLGIPIDAEGINNGPAIRAGASVPVFQNLHAVLEGHYSKYSPEEDLGPGVSEDVKLTGANLGVMLRSSTSPISVYGQGGIGLTRGEWKVTGSLLGESISISNTETVFSFTIGGGVHIPINPSIGVAIDARYSHAATEGEATKWIPITVSLVFSP, from the coding sequence ATGAGAAAGGCAGCGATTGCCTTCCTGGCCGCGACTGTCCTCGTGCCGTTATCTACGCATAAAACCGTACATGCCCAGGAGATTTCGCCGTCGTTTATCGTAGGAGGCGGTCTGGGTATCCCCATAGACGCCGAGGGAATAAACAATGGACCGGCGATACGAGCTGGAGCATCTGTGCCGGTTTTTCAGAACTTGCATGCGGTATTGGAAGGTCACTACAGCAAATATAGTCCGGAAGAAGACTTAGGCCCCGGTGTGAGCGAAGATGTAAAACTCACCGGTGCGAACCTCGGAGTTATGCTCCGCTCCTCTACTTCCCCTATAAGTGTGTATGGGCAAGGAGGCATAGGGTTGACGCGAGGCGAATGGAAGGTTACTGGCTCCCTTCTTGGCGAATCGATCAGTATCAGTAATACGGAGACTGTTTTTAGCTTTACGATAGGGGGAGGTGTTCATATTCCCATCAATCCTTCGATCGGCGTGGCCATCGATGCGCGGTACAGTCACGCGGCGACGGAAGGCGAGGCCACAAAATGGATACCGATCACCGTATCTCTTGTGTTCAGTCCCTAG
- a CDS encoding vitamin B12-dependent ribonucleotide reductase, whose translation MATERLGLKLKDDPDLMIEDTEESAAGVSVEDASAVDAPVAEVPVAEVPLKDGGLAVERLYSNPGVDPYEGVEWEKRTATIAGDGGDVVFEQKDVEIPADWSQLATNVVVSKYFRGPLGTPKRENSVKHMIDRVADTIAGWGRAQGYFASEEDADTFHNELKQIILHQRATFNSPVWFNVGVEDTPQCSACFILSVDDSMESILEWCKVEGMIFKGGSGAGVNLSRIRSSKEILSSGGQASGPVSFMRAADSVAGSIKSGGKTRRAAKMVVLDIDHPDVVEFIWCKANEERKAYALGDAGWDMTLNGDAWSSIQFQNANNSVRVTDDFLDAVEKDEDWTLQSITKKKPIESLKATDVMSWIAEAAWQCGDPGMQYDTTINDWHTCANTDRINASNPCSEYMHLDNSACNLASINLLKYLTDEGTFDVVGFIHTVNIMIMAQDIIVDNASYPTEKIGVNARAFRQLGLGYANLGALLMAMGLPYDSDGGRAFAGAITALMTGQGYYRSSELAENLGTFEGYEVNNEPMLRVMQKHRDAVDDIQAEMVDKNLLDAARTAWDNALAHGKKHGYKNSQATVLAPTGTIAFMMDCDTTGIEPDIALVKYKRLVGGGTMKIVNRTVYSALEKLGYSKPQIERIVHYIDEHGTIEGAPHLLQEHLPVFDCAFRTENGSRSIHHMGHVKMMAAAQPFISGAISKTVNLPNEATVEDVMNVCLQGGKMGLKALAIYRDGSKRTQPLSTKASENEEEGAEVQPVRRRLPDEREAITHKFSIAGHEGYLTVGLFEDGQPGEIFLRMSKEGSTVSGMMDAFATAISVSLQYGVPLESLIRKFSHMRFEPAGFTGSKEVPMAKSITDYIFRWLAVKFLPEDSHSEIVADKDMDNTMHSNAMDQTMTAQENQEHEVYVAQADAPSCSDCGSLMTRNGSCYVCRECGSTSGCS comes from the coding sequence ATGGCTACAGAAAGACTGGGTTTAAAACTAAAAGATGATCCCGATCTCATGATCGAAGATACGGAGGAATCTGCCGCCGGCGTGTCTGTTGAAGACGCGTCCGCCGTCGACGCGCCGGTCGCTGAAGTGCCGGTCGCTGAAGTGCCGCTCAAGGATGGCGGCCTGGCCGTCGAGCGCCTGTACAGCAATCCGGGCGTCGATCCCTATGAAGGGGTGGAATGGGAGAAGCGGACGGCCACCATCGCGGGAGACGGCGGCGATGTCGTCTTCGAGCAGAAGGACGTGGAGATCCCTGCCGACTGGTCGCAACTGGCCACCAACGTCGTCGTGTCCAAGTATTTCCGCGGCCCCCTCGGCACGCCGAAGCGCGAAAACAGCGTCAAGCACATGATCGACCGCGTGGCGGACACGATCGCGGGCTGGGGACGCGCCCAGGGTTACTTCGCATCGGAGGAAGACGCCGACACCTTCCACAACGAACTGAAACAGATCATCCTCCATCAGCGCGCCACCTTCAACAGTCCGGTGTGGTTCAACGTGGGCGTCGAGGACACGCCCCAGTGCTCGGCGTGCTTCATCCTTTCGGTCGACGACTCCATGGAATCCATCCTCGAGTGGTGCAAGGTCGAAGGCATGATCTTCAAGGGCGGTTCGGGGGCCGGGGTGAACCTGTCCCGGATCCGCTCGTCCAAAGAGATCCTCTCTTCGGGCGGCCAGGCCTCCGGGCCGGTCTCCTTCATGCGGGCGGCCGATTCGGTGGCCGGATCCATCAAGTCGGGGGGCAAGACCCGGCGGGCGGCCAAGATGGTCGTCCTGGACATCGATCATCCCGACGTGGTGGAGTTCATCTGGTGCAAGGCGAACGAGGAGCGCAAGGCCTACGCCCTCGGCGACGCCGGCTGGGACATGACCCTGAACGGCGACGCCTGGAGCTCCATCCAATTCCAGAACGCCAACAACTCCGTGCGGGTGACGGACGACTTCCTGGACGCAGTGGAAAAGGACGAGGACTGGACGCTCCAGTCGATCACCAAGAAGAAGCCGATCGAGAGCCTGAAGGCGACGGACGTCATGTCCTGGATAGCGGAAGCGGCGTGGCAGTGCGGCGACCCCGGCATGCAGTACGATACGACCATCAACGACTGGCACACCTGCGCCAACACGGACCGCATCAACGCCAGCAATCCCTGTTCCGAGTACATGCACCTGGACAACAGCGCGTGCAACCTGGCCTCCATCAACCTGCTCAAGTACCTGACCGACGAAGGCACCTTCGACGTGGTGGGGTTCATCCACACGGTCAACATCATGATCATGGCGCAGGACATCATCGTCGACAACGCGAGCTATCCCACGGAAAAGATCGGCGTGAACGCCCGCGCCTTCCGGCAGCTGGGACTGGGCTACGCCAATCTCGGCGCGCTGCTCATGGCCATGGGCCTGCCCTACGACAGCGACGGGGGACGCGCCTTCGCGGGCGCCATCACGGCGCTGATGACCGGGCAGGGATACTACCGGTCCTCGGAGCTCGCCGAAAACCTGGGTACTTTCGAAGGCTATGAGGTCAACAACGAGCCCATGCTGCGGGTCATGCAGAAGCACCGGGACGCGGTGGACGACATCCAGGCGGAGATGGTGGACAAGAACCTGCTGGACGCCGCGCGCACCGCGTGGGACAATGCGCTCGCCCATGGCAAGAAGCACGGGTACAAGAACAGCCAGGCCACGGTGCTCGCGCCCACGGGAACCATCGCCTTCATGATGGACTGCGACACGACGGGAATCGAGCCCGACATCGCCCTGGTCAAGTACAAGCGCCTGGTGGGCGGCGGCACGATGAAGATCGTGAACCGCACCGTGTATTCCGCCCTGGAGAAACTGGGTTACTCCAAGCCGCAGATCGAGCGAATCGTCCATTACATCGATGAGCACGGGACCATCGAGGGCGCGCCCCACCTGCTCCAGGAACACCTGCCGGTCTTCGACTGCGCGTTCCGGACCGAGAACGGAAGCCGTTCCATCCACCACATGGGACACGTGAAGATGATGGCGGCGGCGCAGCCCTTCATTTCGGGCGCCATTTCCAAGACGGTCAACCTCCCCAACGAGGCCACGGTCGAAGACGTCATGAACGTGTGCCTGCAGGGCGGCAAGATGGGGCTCAAGGCCCTGGCCATCTACCGCGACGGTTCCAAGCGCACCCAGCCGCTCAGCACCAAGGCTTCGGAGAACGAAGAAGAGGGCGCCGAGGTCCAGCCCGTTCGCCGGCGGTTGCCGGACGAGCGCGAGGCGATCACGCACAAGTTCAGCATAGCCGGCCACGAGGGCTACCTGACCGTCGGCCTCTTCGAAGACGGCCAGCCCGGCGAGATCTTTCTCAGGATGTCCAAGGAAGGCAGCACGGTATCCGGCATGATGGACGCCTTCGCCACGGCCATATCCGTGTCGCTGCAGTACGGCGTGCCGCTGGAAAGCCTGATCCGAAAGTTCAGCCACATGCGGTTCGAACCGGCCGGATTCACGGGTAGTAAAGAAGTGCCCATGGCCAAGTCCATCACCGATTACATCTTCCGGTGGCTCGCGGTGAAGTTCCTGCCCGAGGACAGCCATTCGGAGATCGTGGCGGACAAGGACATGGACAACACCATGCATTCGAACGCCATGGATCAGACGATGACCGCGCAGGAGAACCAGGAACACGAGGTCTATGTAGCCCAGGCCGACGCGCCGTCCTGCTCGGACTGCGGCAGCCTGATGACCCGCAACGGTTCGTGCTACGTGTGCCGTGAGTGCGGATCGACGAGCGGTTGTTCGTGA
- a CDS encoding SRPBCC family protein: MLVRRPIEEVFNAFVDPAVTTRFWFTGSSGKLEPGATVTWAWEMYGVSAEVRVKAIEPPSRILIEWDEPATTVEWRFTSHGTEATLVQISNAGFQGTEEEVVGMALDSMGGFSLVLAALKAWLEHGIALDLVADRDPGHHVSH; the protein is encoded by the coding sequence ATGCTCGTCCGGCGGCCGATCGAAGAAGTGTTCAACGCGTTCGTAGATCCCGCCGTCACCACGCGCTTCTGGTTTACCGGAAGCAGCGGCAAGCTGGAACCGGGCGCGACGGTCACGTGGGCGTGGGAGATGTACGGAGTCTCTGCGGAGGTCCGCGTCAAGGCGATCGAACCGCCCTCCAGAATCCTCATCGAATGGGACGAGCCCGCGACGACCGTCGAGTGGCGTTTCACATCCCACGGAACGGAAGCGACCCTCGTTCAGATCTCCAACGCCGGGTTCCAGGGGACAGAAGAAGAGGTCGTCGGCATGGCACTCGACTCCATGGGCGGTTTCTCCCTCGTACTCGCCGCGCTCAAGGCGTGGCTGGAGCATGGCATCGCTTTGGACCTGGTGGCGGACCGCGATCCGGGGCACCACGTTTCTCACTAG
- the nrdR gene encoding transcriptional regulator NrdR, with amino-acid sequence MRCPACGTLNSHVVDSRTIQSGRTIRRRRECLSCAKRFTTYEAIEEEELMVVKSDGRREVFDRGKIMHGLKLACTKRMISADQLHELVDRVVYYVSNLNDREVPSDKIGEFIIRELRKIDEVAYVRFASVYRDFKDRSEFAEELEQLEKQELASVVKDQPESVVKDQPDPN; translated from the coding sequence ATGCGATGTCCTGCGTGTGGCACGTTGAACAGCCATGTAGTCGACTCCCGCACCATCCAGAGCGGAAGAACCATCCGCAGACGACGCGAGTGTCTGTCCTGCGCCAAGCGTTTTACGACCTACGAGGCCATCGAGGAAGAAGAATTGATGGTGGTGAAATCCGACGGCCGCCGGGAGGTCTTCGACCGCGGAAAGATCATGCACGGACTGAAGCTGGCCTGCACGAAACGCATGATTTCCGCTGATCAACTGCACGAACTCGTGGACCGGGTGGTATACTACGTCAGCAACCTGAACGACCGCGAGGTCCCTTCCGACAAGATCGGCGAATTCATCATCCGGGAACTGCGCAAGATCGATGAAGTGGCCTACGTGCGTTTCGCCTCGGTCTACCGGGATTTCAAGGACCGGAGCGAATTCGCGGAAGAGCTCGAGCAACTGGAGAAGCAGGAGCTGGCTTCGGTCGTCAAGGACCAGCCCGAGTCGGTCGTCAAAGACCAACCCGATCCGAATTAA
- a CDS encoding lysylphosphatidylglycerol synthase transmembrane domain-containing protein — MNLLKKIWGWLRWLVALGALAYLIYLYRDHYVDFIRREIDFTFLGIGVVLATTATVLAFFRWFLLARGQKLVLGFREAVRLGFVSNLFNYLAPGTAGGDIVRAVGIARRQKSRRTVAAATVLLDRLIGMLALLIVGSVAALLNQDLWHHREIMIAVLVFWGGALTGLVCLAVSLRFRLLNWTLFQRLTRLRFVGPFFAELAGSLALYQTRRSALTEALLIGLIGQVFMLSAFFFCAMALLPGPAAPDYWAHLMLIPAAEIIGTFAPVPGGVGALEGAVIYIYHLVSTTADGSVPGTVAQATGLAAALTYRIVRVSVAAVGALYYMVTDRNWKERLGLEDS, encoded by the coding sequence ATGAACCTGCTCAAGAAGATCTGGGGATGGCTCCGGTGGCTGGTCGCACTGGGCGCCCTCGCCTACCTGATCTACCTCTACCGCGACCATTACGTCGATTTCATCCGCCGCGAAATCGACTTCACCTTCCTGGGCATCGGTGTCGTACTGGCCACGACAGCGACCGTACTGGCCTTCTTCCGGTGGTTCCTCCTCGCCCGGGGCCAGAAGCTGGTGCTGGGATTCCGCGAGGCCGTCCGCCTGGGCTTCGTCAGCAACTTGTTCAACTACCTGGCGCCCGGGACCGCGGGCGGCGACATCGTCCGGGCCGTGGGCATTGCACGGCGTCAGAAGTCCAGGCGGACCGTCGCCGCGGCCACGGTGCTGCTCGACCGGTTGATCGGCATGCTCGCACTGCTGATCGTCGGCTCGGTGGCCGCGCTGCTGAACCAGGACCTCTGGCATCACCGCGAGATCATGATCGCCGTACTGGTCTTCTGGGGCGGTGCCTTGACCGGCCTGGTGTGCCTGGCAGTTTCCCTGCGGTTCCGGCTACTGAACTGGACCCTATTCCAACGGCTCACCCGTCTCCGGTTCGTCGGACCGTTCTTCGCCGAACTGGCCGGCAGCCTGGCACTCTACCAGACACGGCGCAGCGCGCTGACCGAGGCCCTGCTGATCGGCCTGATCGGCCAGGTCTTCATGCTGTCGGCTTTCTTCTTTTGCGCAATGGCGCTCCTGCCCGGACCGGCCGCACCGGATTACTGGGCCCACCTGATGCTGATCCCCGCAGCAGAGATCATTGGCACCTTCGCGCCGGTGCCGGGGGGCGTCGGCGCGCTGGAAGGCGCGGTCATCTACATCTACCACCTCGTCAGCACGACCGCCGATGGATCGGTCCCGGGCACGGTCGCCCAGGCCACGGGACTGGCCGCCGCCCTGACGTACCGTATCGTTCGGGTCAGCGTCGCCGCCGTGGGCGCCCTGTACTACATGGTTACGGATAGAAACTGGAAGGAAAGGCTGGGGCTGGAGGATTCCTGA